One stretch of Miscanthus floridulus cultivar M001 chromosome 18, ASM1932011v1, whole genome shotgun sequence DNA includes these proteins:
- the LOC136522842 gene encoding uncharacterized membrane protein At3g27390-like, with protein sequence MATFEAVGEGVTDKLTHCFMDGTVSTIAGACTVVRDVTDFCFHSYFSFMDDLIEKMGDDEAPLDIKLSYLPRSMLIAFIAVPVDVLMISAVALWKSPCMLLKGWQRLCEDLVRREGPFLETVCVPFSGLAIILWSLAVIGGLLASFFSSFFFGFRAGLIAYQEASFQMGLAYMISAVAIFDEYTNDLLYLREGSCLPRPKYRKADVRKCETGKEEHKLMTEPEERQQNGHHKHRRVLHPSKTFVQTVQRLRPIQIWDWFFRSCELNGRILLSEGLITAEDMEEYITKGKCKKLGTKLPTWCLFQCLLRSANSDSDGLLISDNVEVTNFNWPKDRVFDWLLGPLLVIKDQMTKLEITEDEEMCLRKLIMTNKNEKPSDWDDSGFPSDDNIKRGQLQAIIRRLQGIVANMSRVPSFRRRFINLVKAMYLEAIEAGAIDGSCDIKREVKVDVGTERFGDRGAEDIAGSSTQPQSNIDVV encoded by the exons ATGGCAACCTTTGAGGCTGTTGGCGAGGGTGTCACTGACAagctcactcattgttttatg GATGGAACTGTAAGCACAATAGCTGGAGCTTGCACGGTTGTCCGTGATGTCACCGATTTCTGCTTCCACTCGTACTTCTCTTTCATGGATGATCTTATTGAGAAAATGGGGGACGATGAAGCCCCTCTTGACATCAA GTTGTCTTATCTACCACGAAGCATGCTCATTGCCTTTATCGCTGTTCCAGTGGATGTGCTGATGATAAGTGCAGTGGCTTTGTGGAAAAGCCCCTGCATGTTGTTGAAAGGATGGCAAAGGTTATGTGAGGATCTAGTTAGAAGGGAAGGGCCATTTTTAGAAACTGTATGTGTGCCTTTTTCTGGTTTGGCCATTATACTATGGTCACTTGCTGTGATTGGGGGGTTACTAGCTTCATTTTTCAGCAGCTTCTTTTTCGGTTTTCGTGCAGGACTGATTGCTTATCAG GAGGCTTCTTTCCAAATGGGACTTGCATACATGATTTCAGCAGTAGCAATTTTTGATGAATACACCAATGATTTGCTTTACCTGAGAGAAGGATCATGCCTCCCAAG GCCCAAATATCGGAAAGCAGATGTCAGGAAGTGTGAAACTGGCAAGGAAGAGCACAAGCTTATGACTGAACCTGAAGAGAGGCAACAAAATGGCCATCATAAGCATAGAAGGGTGTTGCATCCATCAAAGACATTCGTGCAAACAGTCCAGCGACTAAGACCGATTCAA ATATGGGATTGGTTCTTCCGTTCCTGTGAGCTCAATGGAAGGATATTACTGAGTGAGGGCCTGATAACTGCCGAAGATATGGAGGAATATATCACCAAAGGAAAATGCAAGAAGTTAGGCACTAAATTACCTACCTGGTGTCTCTTTCAGTGTCTGTTACGATCTGCAAATTCTGATTCGGACGGTTTACTCATAT CTGATAATGTCGAAGTGACAAACTTCAACTGGCCTAAAGACAGAGTATTTGACTGGTTGCTCGGGCCACTTCTGGTCATCAAGGATCAAATGACGAAACTGGAGATCACTGAAGACGAGGAGATGTGCTTGAGGAAGCTGATCATGACAAACAAGAACGAGAAGCCATCTGACTGGGACGATTCCGGTTTCCCCTCAGACGACAATATAAAGAGAGGTCAGCTGCAGGCGATAATCAGAAG GTTGCAAGGGATTGTGGCCAACATGTCCCGAGTACCGAGTTTCAGGAGGCGCTTCATCAACCTGGTGAAGGCAATGTATCTAGAGGCGATCGAAGCAGGAGCTATCGACGGATCGTGTGACATCAAACGCGAAGTTAAGGTGGATGTTGGTACTGAAAGATTCGGTGACAGAGGTGCGGAAGATATTGCCGGTTCATCAACTCAACCTCAATCGAACATTGACGTGGTGTGA